One region of Estrella lausannensis genomic DNA includes:
- a CDS encoding cation:proton antiporter, with the protein MELLNPEVVIWNILVIFSVSVLVLLVSMRLKLPAIVGFLITGVVIGPNCLGLIQASHESRILAQIGVVLLLFTVGTEFSLRRILRFRKLFILGGGLQVILTVAVGFVIGSLLQRPFGEAIFLGFLLSMSSTAIVIRILEERGEMASPHAKPMLSMLIFQDLAVIPMIVMIPLLGSFATREEQHAMDFFSLHLIAAPVVLIAAYVIVPKILQAIAGTKSRELFLISIILICIAITYGSWKAGLSLSLGAFFAGMVISESEYRHEAVGGVLPFQDIFISLYFVLIGMLVDIHFLLEEPILILFTTIGVLFMKTALTTSVALVIGLPLRTALITGLALSQIGEFAFVMMKKGEEIDIGTPFHHQLFLAVSLLTMAITPLLFWLASWLDAVIERLPLPGWIRACLQIDGEEKEPISGHIIIVGMGLSGKNLSFAAREASIPYVVLEIDPEIVRKEKERGEPVVFGDATRESVLTHAGIQRAKSIAIVINDPTAALRVVRLARKMNKDLYIIVRTSYVHQVSRIYSLGADDVIPDEFGASLEIFGKVLSHFQVEESVIEKCLTNVRYEGYELMRLIYSRTGLFSHIPTELIEKMTEMVRVGKRSVVSGKTLKELAHHKLLGVTVLMISRGPKVIANPEPEETLLADDVVVILGSKANLRKAILFFKSEISIDNE; encoded by the coding sequence ATGGAACTGCTCAATCCAGAAGTTGTTATCTGGAATATCTTAGTCATTTTTTCTGTTTCTGTACTTGTCTTACTCGTCTCCATGCGTTTAAAGCTTCCCGCTATTGTCGGGTTTTTAATCACAGGGGTGGTGATCGGCCCGAACTGTCTTGGGCTTATCCAGGCCAGTCATGAGTCGAGGATCTTGGCTCAAATCGGTGTAGTTCTGCTTCTGTTCACTGTAGGGACGGAATTCTCCCTCAGGAGGATTTTACGGTTTCGCAAGCTGTTCATTCTCGGTGGAGGATTGCAAGTCATCTTGACGGTAGCGGTAGGGTTTGTCATCGGTTCTCTCTTACAAAGACCGTTCGGGGAAGCGATCTTTCTGGGTTTTTTGCTCTCCATGAGCAGCACGGCCATTGTCATTCGTATTCTAGAGGAGAGAGGCGAGATGGCGAGTCCTCATGCGAAGCCTATGCTGAGCATGCTTATATTCCAAGATTTAGCGGTGATCCCTATGATCGTGATGATTCCTCTTCTTGGCTCGTTTGCCACCAGGGAGGAGCAACATGCCATGGACTTCTTCTCACTGCATCTTATTGCCGCTCCGGTGGTTTTAATCGCAGCCTATGTGATCGTCCCCAAGATTTTGCAAGCGATCGCAGGCACCAAAAGCCGGGAGCTGTTTTTAATCAGTATCATTTTGATCTGCATTGCGATCACCTATGGCTCATGGAAAGCGGGCCTGTCCCTGTCGCTTGGTGCTTTCTTTGCGGGGATGGTCATTTCGGAGTCAGAATACCGTCACGAGGCTGTGGGAGGAGTGCTTCCTTTTCAGGATATCTTCATCAGCCTTTATTTCGTTTTGATCGGCATGCTGGTCGATATTCATTTTCTTCTTGAGGAGCCGATTCTTATCTTGTTCACAACAATAGGCGTTCTGTTCATGAAAACGGCGCTGACTACAAGCGTTGCCTTAGTGATAGGATTACCCCTCAGAACTGCCCTGATTACCGGCCTTGCCCTATCGCAAATTGGTGAATTTGCCTTTGTCATGATGAAGAAAGGGGAGGAGATCGATATCGGCACCCCTTTCCATCACCAGCTCTTTTTGGCAGTTTCTCTATTAACGATGGCAATTACCCCCCTCCTTTTCTGGCTGGCGTCCTGGCTGGATGCTGTCATCGAGAGGCTGCCCCTGCCTGGGTGGATCAGGGCCTGCCTTCAAATCGATGGAGAGGAGAAGGAGCCGATCAGCGGACATATCATCATCGTTGGCATGGGGCTTTCGGGAAAAAATCTCTCGTTTGCCGCACGGGAGGCATCGATTCCTTATGTTGTTCTCGAAATCGATCCTGAGATAGTCCGCAAAGAAAAAGAGAGAGGAGAGCCTGTTGTCTTTGGGGACGCAACGCGGGAGTCCGTGCTGACCCACGCAGGCATTCAGCGGGCTAAGAGCATAGCAATCGTAATCAACGACCCGACGGCGGCTTTGCGGGTAGTGAGGCTGGCGCGCAAGATGAACAAGGATCTCTATATCATCGTCCGCACCAGCTATGTGCACCAGGTCAGCCGCATCTATTCGCTCGGCGCCGACGATGTGATCCCCGATGAGTTTGGCGCCTCGCTGGAAATTTTTGGCAAAGTGCTCTCGCATTTTCAGGTCGAAGAAAGCGTGATCGAAAAATGCCTGACCAATGTCCGTTACGAAGGATATGAACTGATGCGGTTGATCTATTCGAGAACAGGTCTTTTCTCACACATTCCCACGGAACTGATCGAAAAAATGACTGAGATGGTCCGGGTAGGGAAGAGAAGTGTCGTGAGCGGAAAGACCCTTAAGGAACTCGCTCATCACAAACTCCTTGGCGTCACTGTTTTGATGATATCCAGAGGCCCTAAGGTGATCGCTAATCCGGAACCGGAAGAAACTCTTTTGGCCGATGATGTTGTGGTTATTTTAGGCTCGAAAGCAAACTTAAGAAAAGCTATCCTGTTTTTCAAATCCGAAATATCCATTGACAACGAGTGA
- a CDS encoding protease-like activity factor CPAF, which translates to MKCVLFVCVALLSAFLRFQGEATTQSEAMMLQTVDIIKNTFEVGYAPAEWKRDFTGWDLDAEVEQLKAKIRGRNLSLKEFHVALKDFFNTTRDYHTGISFYSTEVSYLPFRIKGAGRRYFISHIDWEKFPTQTDPVEVGDEVLTFDGQPTRDEVLKIKEREVGAGDTETDWSLAETFLTKRSGALGHLVPKGAVELKVRSRKSGSIYTVNLIWRYYPEKITSRAFAQARERSIGEMTPRQMLLEIARKEMLLPSFKALSDIHRLSDDIDLDEIGGKYSFVPRLGTLNWELDRHSFFHAYIFETASRKKIGYIRIPSFVASTDEAEEFGRVIERFQLKTDALVIDQVNNPGGMLFFLQSLTAMLTDKPLKAHKHKISISQREVMMALILEPLFDNVQTDDDAKELFGETLDGMQVDIELAASFKRYFKFVLSEWSAGRAITEPFHLYGIDEVKPHPLYRYTKPILILTNGLDFSCADFFPAVMQDNKRAKILGTKTAGAGGIVLTTSFPNLLGIDNYRYTGSIAEREDLLPIENLGVTPDILYEITEEDVQGGYQGYARAILDAVEELTVQ; encoded by the coding sequence ATGAAATGTGTTTTATTTGTTTGTGTTGCTTTGCTTTCAGCGTTCCTTAGATTTCAAGGCGAGGCGACGACCCAGAGCGAAGCGATGATGCTGCAGACTGTCGACATTATCAAAAACACATTTGAAGTCGGCTATGCCCCCGCGGAGTGGAAGCGAGATTTTACAGGCTGGGATTTGGATGCAGAAGTGGAGCAGCTAAAAGCTAAAATTCGCGGGCGCAATCTAAGTTTGAAAGAGTTTCATGTCGCTTTAAAAGATTTTTTTAACACCACCCGGGATTATCACACTGGTATTAGCTTCTACTCGACCGAAGTGTCCTACTTACCCTTTCGAATAAAAGGTGCCGGCAGACGCTATTTCATCAGCCACATTGATTGGGAAAAATTCCCCACTCAGACCGATCCGGTGGAGGTGGGTGATGAAGTGCTAACTTTTGATGGCCAGCCGACTCGCGATGAGGTTTTGAAAATCAAAGAGCGAGAGGTCGGTGCAGGTGACACCGAAACCGATTGGTCGCTTGCAGAGACATTTTTAACGAAGCGAAGCGGAGCTCTCGGCCATCTTGTTCCGAAGGGCGCTGTAGAGCTGAAGGTCAGATCGAGGAAAAGCGGAAGCATCTACACAGTCAACCTGATATGGCGCTACTATCCTGAAAAGATTACCTCAAGGGCTTTTGCGCAAGCCCGAGAGAGAAGTATAGGGGAGATGACTCCACGGCAGATGCTTCTTGAGATCGCGCGAAAAGAGATGCTTTTGCCCTCCTTCAAAGCCTTAAGTGATATACACCGTTTGTCAGATGATATAGACCTCGATGAGATTGGTGGCAAATACAGCTTTGTGCCCAGGCTCGGAACCCTGAATTGGGAGCTGGACAGACACTCCTTCTTTCATGCCTACATCTTCGAGACCGCTTCCAGAAAAAAAATCGGCTACATCAGGATTCCCTCCTTTGTGGCATCGACGGATGAGGCTGAGGAGTTTGGCAGAGTTATCGAGCGGTTTCAGCTCAAAACCGACGCCCTTGTCATCGACCAGGTCAACAACCCGGGAGGCATGCTTTTCTTCCTGCAGTCGCTGACGGCCATGCTGACAGATAAACCCCTCAAAGCGCATAAACACAAAATCAGCATTTCCCAGCGCGAAGTCATGATGGCCCTGATTTTGGAGCCTCTTTTTGACAACGTTCAAACTGACGATGACGCCAAAGAACTATTTGGCGAAACGTTGGACGGAATGCAAGTCGACATAGAACTTGCCGCCTCGTTTAAACGCTATTTCAAGTTTGTGCTAAGCGAATGGAGCGCGGGAAGAGCGATCACCGAGCCCTTCCATCTGTATGGAATCGATGAAGTCAAGCCCCATCCCCTCTATCGATACACCAAGCCCATACTGATTTTGACCAATGGCCTGGACTTCTCCTGCGCCGACTTCTTCCCGGCTGTTATGCAAGACAACAAACGGGCCAAAATTCTGGGGACGAAGACTGCCGGAGCCGGGGGTATTGTTTTGACAACAAGCTTTCCTAACTTGCTGGGTATTGATAATTATCGCTACACGGGATCGATTGCTGAAAGAGAGGATCTTTTACCGATCGAGAACTTAGGTGTTACCCCGGACATTCTCTACGAAATCACCGAAGAGGACGTGCAGGGAGGTTATCAGGGATACGCCAGGGCAATTTTAGATGCCGTCGAAGAGCTGACTGTTCAGTAG
- a CDS encoding UDP-glucose dehydrogenase family protein, producing MEILIIGTGYVGLVTGTCMAEMGHHVICLDINEEKVAQLNQGIIPIYEPGLHELLMRNVASGRLKFTSSYPQSLTDSKVCFLCVDTPVAADGSANLHQIRSASAAIGAHMSGDLLIVVKSTVPPGTASVVQKTVQEALDERGVLYGFDVVSNPEFLKEGNAVNDCLKPDRVVIGTNRAESSEIMKEIYAPFMLNHERLMIMDVASAEITKYASNIMLAARISLMNELAGICEKVGANIDKVRLGVGSDSRIGYQFLYAGAGYGGSCLPKDVKAMISFANGLGYNAEMLQSINRVNERQKHVIFGKMKAYFEKAGGLAGKTFAILGLSFKPDTDDLREASALVLIEELLKAGASVRLFDPVAMPAAKKAVPPGERVFYAKDEISAADGCDAIVLMTEWKQFRFLDFEKVSTVLKKMVFFDGRNQYSPDKMQKIGFDYISIGKKNAYADSLKKTETQIPVTP from the coding sequence ATGGAAATTCTTATAATCGGTACAGGATATGTCGGTCTCGTCACTGGAACTTGCATGGCGGAGATGGGGCATCACGTCATCTGCCTAGATATCAATGAAGAAAAAGTAGCCCAGCTCAATCAGGGCATTATCCCCATCTACGAACCGGGCTTGCATGAGCTGCTCATGAGAAATGTCGCAAGCGGACGCCTTAAATTCACAAGCAGCTACCCCCAGTCCCTGACAGATTCCAAAGTGTGTTTTCTTTGCGTCGACACGCCCGTTGCCGCCGATGGGTCGGCAAACCTGCACCAGATCCGAAGCGCCTCGGCCGCTATCGGCGCTCATATGAGTGGAGACTTGCTGATCGTCGTCAAATCGACCGTGCCGCCCGGGACGGCTTCAGTTGTTCAAAAGACTGTCCAGGAAGCACTGGATGAAAGAGGCGTCCTCTACGGGTTTGATGTAGTTTCCAACCCGGAGTTTCTCAAGGAGGGCAACGCCGTCAATGACTGCTTAAAACCCGATCGTGTCGTCATCGGCACAAACAGGGCGGAATCATCCGAGATCATGAAGGAAATATACGCTCCTTTCATGCTCAATCACGAGCGTCTGATGATCATGGATGTCGCGTCGGCCGAGATCACAAAATACGCCTCCAACATTATGCTCGCTGCCCGAATATCGCTAATGAACGAACTGGCCGGAATCTGTGAAAAGGTCGGAGCCAACATCGATAAAGTGCGACTGGGCGTGGGTTCAGACTCCAGGATAGGGTATCAGTTCCTTTATGCCGGGGCCGGATATGGCGGCTCCTGCCTGCCAAAAGATGTCAAAGCGATGATCTCGTTCGCAAACGGCCTCGGGTATAACGCCGAAATGCTGCAGAGCATCAACCGTGTCAATGAAAGGCAAAAGCATGTCATCTTTGGGAAAATGAAGGCCTACTTTGAAAAGGCAGGGGGACTTGCCGGCAAGACCTTTGCTATTCTTGGCCTGTCGTTCAAACCCGACACCGACGACTTGCGTGAAGCTTCGGCCCTCGTTTTGATTGAAGAGCTTTTAAAAGCAGGGGCCTCAGTCCGCCTCTTCGATCCTGTGGCAATGCCCGCTGCAAAAAAAGCAGTACCCCCGGGAGAGAGAGTCTTTTATGCCAAAGATGAAATCTCTGCTGCGGACGGATGCGACGCCATAGTTTTAATGACTGAGTGGAAACAGTTTAGATTCCTCGATTTCGAAAAAGTTTCCACTGTATTGAAAAAGATGGTGTTTTTTGACGGACGAAATCAGTATTCTCCTGACAAAATGCAAAAAATTGGGTTCGATTACATATCCATCGGCAAGAAAAATGCTTATGCCGATAGCCTTAAAAAGACAGAAACACAAATCCCAGTAACGCCATGA
- a CDS encoding DUF2937 family protein has protein sequence MAIRVSSVLSKVSILLFAVLLSQFPAYENSYEQRLSGHVDELRYHIDSMKETARQSGKTLDEFIAKFQASQDPDFHRQGVLMNGMQTRLIRLESALYNLDSATLFSKPFLFMIHFDKAIAKATLKKYHFALPLTFEGVCWAVIGAFIGYFFFRFSMKVSKVLFRKEKVTKAV, from the coding sequence ATGGCAATCAGAGTTTCATCCGTTCTCAGCAAGGTGTCAATCCTTTTGTTCGCCGTGCTTCTGTCCCAGTTTCCCGCTTATGAAAACAGCTACGAACAAAGGCTTTCGGGCCATGTCGATGAGCTGCGCTACCACATCGACTCCATGAAAGAAACAGCGCGGCAGTCGGGGAAGACGCTCGACGAGTTTATCGCCAAATTCCAGGCTAGCCAAGATCCTGATTTTCATCGTCAGGGGGTCTTGATGAATGGGATGCAGACACGGTTGATTCGTTTGGAAAGTGCTCTTTATAACTTAGACAGCGCCACTCTCTTTTCAAAGCCGTTTCTTTTTATGATTCATTTCGATAAGGCGATCGCCAAAGCAACCTTAAAAAAATACCATTTTGCCCTCCCCCTCACTTTCGAGGGAGTGTGTTGGGCTGTCATCGGTGCTTTTATTGGATATTTCTTTTTCCGTTTTTCAATGAAAGTGTCCAAAGTGCTTTTCAGAAAAGAGAAAGTCACAAAAGCCGTATAG
- a CDS encoding polyprenyl synthetase family protein has product MMTVSLSFKDFYAARKDAVDFRLRTLVPENSPYHASLFEAARYSLLSSAKRLRPLLALAVAETYGVSHLQAVNAACALELIHTYSLIHDDLPCMDDDDFRRGRPTLHKVFGESTALLAGDYLLTRAFEIIAKDPHLTSDKKVELIQILSERAGGDGMIGGQVMDLEAETAPPALSLLEIIHAKKTGCMILAAVEFGACLAGSPPDERTHLEAYAKEVGIAFQIIDDVLDETGSFEEMGKKPHSDLNNHKTTFATLLGIEEAKVRGALHLERAKAHLDNLPRDTTLLKQFADFAVNRRY; this is encoded by the coding sequence ATGATGACGGTATCTCTCTCTTTTAAAGACTTTTATGCCGCACGGAAAGATGCGGTTGATTTTAGGCTGCGTACTCTCGTGCCTGAAAATTCGCCCTATCACGCCTCTCTTTTTGAAGCGGCGCGCTACTCTCTTCTCTCTTCTGCCAAGAGATTGAGACCCCTGCTTGCGCTGGCTGTCGCCGAGACCTACGGTGTTTCACACCTCCAGGCGGTCAACGCAGCCTGCGCTCTCGAACTAATCCACACCTATTCACTCATCCACGATGACCTCCCCTGCATGGATGATGACGACTTCAGACGCGGCAGACCGACGCTCCATAAAGTCTTCGGTGAGTCCACCGCCCTTCTTGCCGGCGACTATCTGCTAACCCGGGCTTTCGAGATCATCGCCAAAGACCCTCATCTAACGTCTGATAAAAAAGTCGAACTCATCCAGATTCTTTCCGAACGCGCTGGCGGCGATGGGATGATTGGAGGTCAAGTGATGGATCTGGAAGCAGAAACGGCCCCCCCGGCACTTTCTCTTCTCGAAATCATTCACGCCAAAAAAACAGGATGCATGATTTTGGCGGCCGTTGAATTTGGTGCGTGCCTGGCTGGATCCCCTCCTGATGAGAGAACGCACCTTGAAGCCTATGCCAAAGAGGTTGGTATCGCCTTTCAGATCATTGATGACGTCCTCGATGAGACGGGTTCTTTTGAGGAGATGGGCAAAAAGCCGCATTCAGATCTCAACAACCATAAAACGACTTTTGCCACTCTTCTCGGAATCGAAGAAGCCAAAGTGAGAGGCGCACTGCATCTTGAGAGAGCCAAGGCGCATCTTGATAACCTCCCCCGCGACACGACTCTTTTAAAACAATTTGCCGATTTTGCCGTTAACCGCAGGTATTAG
- a CDS encoding HEAT repeat domain-containing protein, producing the protein MRYANALLIFAALAFAGQLHAENTLSSKPEVAVKNSFNPNAASQLQYLSGSGRVRKAIELYRQMQQEEGKHKTELLRAIGVGLLESGANAKDPEIQLLTLFGAGISLDERTSHILSNALESEIPEFNLIALNFISSFSQEDSEQMLLKALRSNWLPIRLEAIHKLSIARHPMALIQAEALLFKLDGDILGLFSDFFLLMDDPKANRQIKKLLMHKQSEVRVPTILNVARHRRDDFLPMVRSLSLQLDIAQLEACAFAFGAFKDETSIRRLETLAKHPSDQVRLAALKALYLCGEEDRKEDIIALAKGKNLFAIASLAEIPGTEEVLARLAQDSDLLVRLNASIALLEMKDARSLRGVAEILMRDSRDLAISKSYSYGKTLFFYKTIPSAKENLADAPLLAELSLKHKESLLGKASLLKEKEFLLLAKTLFEQRQDDLAPELAAILERMQTEQAIALLKQASQLVGAPLVRSYANLALYRLGVEGPYFDNLRDWIQSEMNIPMIQLRPLLPFQLREETSRFDLSWEERSRLLVESFESFARTQDERGLDILLNMIAYGNSKNRYALAGILLRSSL; encoded by the coding sequence ATGAGGTATGCAAACGCCCTCCTAATTTTCGCCGCTCTTGCTTTTGCAGGGCAGCTCCACGCCGAAAATACACTCTCGTCAAAACCTGAGGTGGCTGTTAAAAACAGCTTTAACCCCAACGCCGCTAGCCAGCTGCAATATCTTTCCGGATCAGGAAGGGTCCGCAAAGCCATCGAACTATATCGTCAGATGCAGCAAGAGGAGGGTAAACACAAAACCGAGCTCTTGCGCGCGATAGGAGTAGGTCTGCTCGAAAGCGGAGCTAACGCAAAAGACCCTGAAATCCAGCTTCTCACCCTCTTCGGAGCCGGGATATCGCTCGACGAAAGAACATCACACATCCTCTCAAATGCCTTAGAAAGCGAAATTCCCGAATTCAACTTGATAGCGCTGAACTTCATCTCGTCGTTCTCCCAGGAAGACTCCGAACAGATGCTTCTGAAGGCCCTCCGCTCTAACTGGCTGCCGATACGCCTGGAGGCCATCCACAAGCTTTCGATCGCCAGACACCCCATGGCCCTTATACAGGCGGAAGCCCTGCTCTTCAAGCTTGATGGGGACATTCTAGGTCTCTTTTCCGATTTTTTTCTCTTGATGGACGACCCTAAAGCCAACCGCCAGATCAAAAAGCTGCTCATGCACAAGCAGTCTGAAGTGAGAGTGCCGACCATCCTAAATGTCGCCCGGCACCGAAGAGACGATTTTCTCCCGATGGTAAGAAGCCTATCCCTCCAACTCGACATAGCTCAGCTGGAGGCGTGCGCTTTTGCTTTCGGCGCCTTCAAAGACGAAACCTCCATAAGAAGACTCGAAACGCTCGCAAAGCATCCCTCAGACCAAGTGAGATTAGCCGCCCTCAAGGCACTTTACCTTTGCGGCGAGGAGGACAGAAAAGAGGATATAATCGCCCTGGCAAAAGGAAAGAACCTCTTTGCCATCGCCTCCCTCGCAGAAATCCCGGGAACCGAAGAGGTGCTCGCTCGCCTCGCGCAAGATTCTGATCTCTTGGTGCGCCTCAACGCATCGATCGCACTGCTCGAGATGAAAGACGCAAGATCCCTCCGCGGCGTGGCAGAGATATTAATGCGAGACTCAAGAGATTTGGCCATCAGCAAATCCTATTCCTACGGCAAAACGCTCTTCTTCTATAAAACAATTCCTTCGGCCAAGGAAAATCTCGCGGATGCCCCCCTGCTGGCAGAACTCTCCCTAAAACACAAAGAGAGCCTTCTTGGCAAAGCCTCTTTGCTGAAGGAAAAGGAATTCTTGCTGCTTGCCAAAACACTCTTTGAACAAAGACAAGACGATCTAGCTCCCGAGCTTGCCGCAATCCTGGAACGGATGCAAACCGAACAGGCCATAGCACTTCTCAAACAGGCCTCCCAACTCGTGGGCGCCCCCTTAGTGAGAAGCTACGCCAATCTGGCTCTCTACAGACTGGGTGTCGAAGGTCCCTATTTCGACAACCTGCGGGACTGGATCCAGTCGGAAATGAACATTCCCATGATCCAGCTGCGCCCCCTGTTGCCATTTCAACTGCGTGAAGAGACCAGCCGCTTCGATCTGTCCTGGGAAGAGCGCTCCCGCCTCCTGGTGGAGTCTTTTGAGAGCTTCGCAAGAACGCAAGATGAGCGCGGACTGGATATCCTTCTGAACATGATCGCCTATGGCAACTCCAAAAACCGCTACGCCCTGGCGGGTATCCTACTCAGATCCTCCCTCTGA
- a CDS encoding cation diffusion facilitator family transporter, producing MTQFPDAKRPPTSVDEARKSRICALRRSILFGITARGVIVFLEMAAFFLFGSEALFMDALSTLLDISSSLILFFFIKLADRPPDQNHPFGHGRYEPLAGMQLGIFLALVGVYMAFRNLIDLRGGEEGHSLPPFLFVVPLFAIILLEISYRFLMRTARSEASSALVAEAAHFRVDAITSILAMLSLISGQLLPQATLFLDHLGAVLIAAVMVFLGLMAARENLHQLLDRVPENEVFERIRRAAMRAKGVLGTEKIRVQQFGPDAHVDIDIEVEPTLSVDEAHKISQEVRVEIQKDWPSVQDVIVHIEPYYQGDH from the coding sequence ATGACCCAATTTCCTGATGCCAAAAGACCTCCTACTTCTGTTGATGAGGCCCGAAAATCCCGAATTTGCGCTTTGCGTCGGAGCATTTTATTTGGGATTACTGCAAGAGGTGTGATCGTTTTTCTCGAAATGGCGGCATTTTTTCTCTTTGGCAGCGAAGCCTTGTTCATGGATGCTCTCTCCACGTTACTCGATATCTCATCGAGTCTCATTTTGTTCTTTTTCATAAAATTGGCCGACAGACCACCGGATCAGAATCATCCTTTCGGACATGGACGCTATGAACCTCTGGCGGGGATGCAGCTTGGTATATTCCTGGCTTTGGTCGGTGTTTACATGGCATTCCGCAACCTTATTGATCTGAGAGGCGGTGAAGAAGGGCATAGCTTGCCTCCTTTCCTCTTTGTGGTTCCGCTGTTTGCTATTATTCTTTTGGAGATCTCCTACCGTTTTCTGATGAGAACAGCACGCTCGGAGGCAAGTTCGGCCCTCGTTGCTGAAGCAGCTCACTTCCGCGTCGATGCCATCACGTCAATACTGGCGATGTTGTCGTTGATATCGGGGCAGCTTCTGCCACAGGCGACACTTTTTCTCGATCACCTGGGAGCGGTACTCATTGCGGCCGTCATGGTATTCCTTGGACTAATGGCCGCAAGGGAAAACCTTCACCAGCTGCTCGACCGAGTTCCAGAAAATGAGGTTTTCGAGAGGATCAGACGGGCCGCCATGCGGGCAAAGGGGGTGCTGGGGACGGAGAAGATCCGTGTGCAGCAGTTTGGCCCTGATGCTCACGTCGATATCGATATAGAAGTTGAGCCGACCCTTTCGGTTGATGAAGCCCATAAGATCAGTCAGGAAGTGCGGGTTGAAATCCAGAAGGATTGGCCCTCCGTTCAGGATGTGATTGTCCACATAGAGCCCTATTATCAAGGGGATCATTAA
- a CDS encoding sugar transferase yields MPGMSLSNQKQTDKKTSALFKSASSGEKSAPEEIAESLFPHRVRHIPWKRLFDIIFSAAVLLLASPLMLVITIMIRLTSKGRAIYSHERIGRGGRPFACYKFRTMYLDAEERLSEILERDTALKKEWLESRKLKCDPRVTPIGAILRKTSLDELPQFFNVLIGDLAVVGPRPVVLDELKEHFGHKAVKILTVRPGITGIWQVSGRSDTSYKTRVLLDEIYVDSCSFSLDVSLILKTIPKMVSTKGAY; encoded by the coding sequence ATGCCAGGGATGTCGCTCTCAAATCAGAAGCAAACCGACAAAAAAACCAGCGCCCTCTTCAAGAGCGCTTCCAGTGGCGAAAAATCGGCGCCGGAGGAGATCGCGGAATCCCTCTTTCCTCATCGAGTGCGCCATATTCCCTGGAAACGTCTCTTCGACATCATTTTCAGCGCGGCAGTCCTTCTCTTGGCGTCTCCATTGATGCTGGTGATTACGATAATGATCCGGTTGACTTCTAAAGGCAGGGCCATCTACTCCCACGAGCGGATCGGAAGAGGGGGGCGTCCTTTTGCCTGCTATAAATTTAGAACTATGTATCTCGATGCAGAAGAGCGTCTAAGCGAAATACTTGAGCGCGATACCGCTCTTAAAAAAGAGTGGCTGGAGTCCAGAAAGCTGAAATGCGATCCGCGTGTCACTCCTATCGGCGCTATTTTACGCAAAACCTCGCTGGACGAGCTCCCCCAGTTTTTCAATGTTTTGATCGGAGATCTGGCTGTCGTGGGTCCGAGGCCTGTTGTCTTAGACGAGCTGAAAGAACACTTTGGGCACAAAGCCGTCAAGATATTGACGGTAAGACCCGGAATCACCGGAATTTGGCAAGTCTCCGGAAGAAGCGACACCAGCTATAAGACAAGGGTCTTGCTGGATGAGATTTATGTCGACTCATGCTCTTTTTCGCTTGATGTCTCGCTAATATTGAAGACGATTCCTAAAATGGTATCCACCAAGGGCGCATACTAA
- a CDS encoding dienelactone hydrolase family protein, with the protein MAIERVDYQAFDIKATGYAAYPAKATEKSPAIILAHAWRGLDDFVKEKAEMIASHGYVAFAADLYGGVEAKDDDEAFKLMSPLFVNRALLRKRFAAAFDLVKGMNRVDSNRVGAIGFCFGGAAVIELMRSGLDLKGIVSFHGVLGNQIGGLVASEEEVKTSKQCHALILHGDQDPLVTQQDIDGLKREFTQSAIDWQFHIFGNTVHAFTNPAVDNFKEGLCFDAKANKRSWKMMFDFFEEILK; encoded by the coding sequence ATGGCTATAGAGAGAGTTGACTACCAAGCTTTTGACATTAAAGCGACAGGCTATGCGGCCTACCCGGCCAAGGCGACGGAGAAGTCTCCTGCGATCATTTTAGCCCATGCATGGAGAGGTTTAGATGACTTCGTCAAAGAGAAAGCTGAAATGATCGCCTCTCATGGCTACGTCGCCTTCGCCGCCGATCTTTACGGAGGGGTCGAGGCTAAGGATGACGACGAGGCCTTCAAGCTGATGTCTCCTCTTTTTGTCAACCGCGCTCTCCTTAGGAAAAGGTTTGCCGCCGCGTTTGATCTCGTCAAGGGAATGAATCGAGTGGACTCCAATCGCGTCGGGGCGATTGGGTTCTGCTTTGGCGGAGCGGCCGTTATCGAATTAATGCGCAGCGGTCTCGATCTTAAAGGCATTGTCAGTTTCCATGGTGTCTTGGGAAATCAGATAGGGGGGCTGGTCGCTTCCGAAGAGGAAGTAAAAACCTCCAAACAGTGTCACGCCCTTATTTTACATGGAGACCAAGACCCCTTAGTCACCCAGCAAGATATCGACGGTCTAAAGCGGGAATTCACTCAATCCGCAATCGATTGGCAATTTCACATTTTTGGCAACACAGTCCATGCGTTTACAAATCCCGCTGTTGACAATTTCAAAGAGGGCCTCTGCTTTGATGCCAAAGCTAATAAACGCTCATGGAAGATGATGTTTGATTTCTTCGAGGAGATTTTAAAGTAG